The Ailuropoda melanoleuca isolate Jingjing chromosome 4, ASM200744v2, whole genome shotgun sequence region CAGGCCTCTACCCACTTAATGCCATTAGCAGTACCATACCTCCACCCTGCCCAAATCCTGACAGCTAAAAATGTCTCAGGACACTGCCAAGTGTTTCCTAGGAGACAGGATCACCTGTTTGAAGATCCCTGATTTAGGCTCCAAAGTGCAGATGGGTGGGAGGGTGAATCACTCGAAAATGTTAtgggtcctggggcacctgggtggctcagtaggttaataTAAGCctttgacttcggctcaggtcatgatctcagcatcggGGCttcgcactcagcggggagtctgcttttccctctccNCCccgtgtccccccccccccccgctcatgcgcACCTGTGCAcacgctctcactctcaaataaataaataaataaataaaatgttttaaataaataaaactttacgGGTCCTAATGAGAGTGTCTCTTGCCCAGCAGTTGAGTTCTGAGGTGTGCCGTTGTTTTCCAGGATCTGTGAGTCTCCGGCCACAGGTGTGGCCCAGGAGAACACAGTGATATTTCTAGTCTGATTTCCTTTTCGGTGACGTGGTCGTTCTGTTACAGCTCGTGTGTTGTTTTCCTAACCTTGAAGCTCAGGGATCTGCCAGGTTTGCCCGGGAGCTTTCCTTTGCCGTCGTCCATCCTGGACTCAGGCCTCTGTTCAGCTCAGGAAAATGTCCTTCTAGGATTCGGTTCATTCTCGTATCGCATTTACCAGCACACAGTTTCATCCCAAGATTATTTGCCTTTTTGGGTCTCCCAGACCCCGTCCTCCAGCACCCGAAGCCCCAGGGCGGGCAGTCAAGCTGGGACACCATGGCAACAAGACAGGCTCTTTGCCGCCCGCATACAGGGTTCTGAAGCTGCGTAGGCTCCGCTGGCTCTGGCTTGTTGCACCTGCCGTTCCCTCCCCTGGGACCTTTCACCCAGCCCTCAGCCCTACTAGCTCTCTTGTGCCATTCACATCCGGCTTAAATGTCATCCAGTCCTCGAAGTCCAAACCTGCCACGCGACCCCGTTTCCTCCTGTGGCTTTCGTCACCTGTCACCTCGTATCATTTCATTGAGGTTTTCATTAGTGTTTGTTTCCCCTCAAGGGTGCGGCTTCCATAGCGGAGACGTTGACGTATCCCTGTGTCTGCAGAAACCCAGCATCCATCCAGCATCATTCAATGCACATTTGGTGTCTACTATGCCCCAAGCGCAGTTCTGGGGCTGGGGGTAAAAGGGTGAACGAGACAGGTCACACGGAGCTCAAGTTCTCATGAGGGAGATGAAGGCGAAACTACGAATGTTGAAAGTTTTATCCTGTATTTCAGGAGGTGAAAAGTGCTGTGGAAGAAAAAAGGTAGAACAGGGTTGGGGATCAGGGATCAGGGGACCAGTGAGATATTGGGTCCTGAGGAGTCCTTCCTGAGAAAGGGACATTGGAAGAAAGataggaagtgagggagggaaccACGTGCACAtctggggaagaacattccaggcagaggggagaaccTGTGCAAAAGGCCTGAGGGGGGGTCATGCCCAGTGTGTTTGAGGCTAAAATCCCCACCACAACACTCTTACATAGGGTTAATTCTCCCCGTTTTatgtggaggctcagagaagtcaaccttcttttccaaggtcacacagcagaacCTGTGGGGTAGGATCTGAGCCCTGTTTCTGGGAGACATCTCTCTGGAGAGGCTTGGCCAGGCAGTGTGCAGAGACAGCGAGGGGCATGTTGGTGAAATGGCCTCGTGGGTCGAGGAAGAAAGCTCTGTTCTGGCCTCTGAATGGAAATGGGAAGCCATTCTCTTCCTTGCTTCCAGGCACTAGCTGGGTAGGGTCGCTTAGGAAGGGAGGAGCCTTCCAGAACCCGCTGACTGCCACGCGTTTTCCAGGTGCCAGCAGGGAGAACAGAGAGACCCCAGGACAGCAAGGACATCCCACGGCCACCCGAGGTAAGTTCTGAGCTTCACACACTCATTGCACAATACTCGTTGAATGCCCACGAGGTGCCCCGTGCTGGCAGCGCCCTGCATAATCCTGTGAGTTGGGGATTGCTCAGATGCCCccttttatagctgaggaaaccgaggcccagaggaTGAGGGTTGTGCACACAGCCAGAAGATGATGGAATTGGGCTCTGGAGTCTGCGCCTCTCTGGGGGAGTCAGTCAGTGTTTGAGAATGGTTAAGTCCTGCCTTGGGTCTAATCCAGTACTTTCATGCTGCTAGAAAATAGACCTTCAAGTTTAGGGCTGAAAAACAGTACCTACGTCTCCAGACAAAAGGACATTAAGGGAATGCAGGGAAGCTGGGGAAAGGGACCTGCAGAGGGAGACCAAGGGCTCTGCCTGGATATGGGAAAGGAAAGCTTCTAGGAGGAGGTGACATTACAGCTGGGGTTTTGAAGGGTGAATAAGAGTTTGCTAGAGAAAACCTTAAtgaatttgcttttattcataaattttattcGTTTAAACACTCCCTGCTCCTCCCATGTGTCTGCCTCATCCTGGGCCAAGCAGGGACCCTCAAGAAGCCCCCGGTCTTAGACAAAGCTAAACACAGACAGCCCCATGGGATCAAGACTGGGCCAGAGCGGTAGACGGAGCTAGAGGCGCCAGACAGAACCAGGAGCGTTCCTGAGGGGCTAAAGAGAACTTCCCAGAGGATGGATCATTTAAGATGGGTTATAAAGGAAGCATAGGAGTTTTGCAAGGATGATAGCTCTGTTTGAAACTTGCTGGGCCTGAGGGATCTGTGAGGAGCCAGGGGCCATGCTCCAGTGACAGGACCATTAAAAATAGTCAAGAAGAATGGGTGATGGTTTGGATCAGAGTGCCAGAAGCTCGGAACttcctggaggggcagggggaaggggaagcaggaaaGATCCCAGTAGCTCTCAGTGCTAAAGAGGCCGTTCTTGGTCTCCCTCGGGGAGGCTCCCAGGCCATCTCAGAGGCAGGGACGTGAGGAGGACCAGGTTGAAAGGGGGGATTCTGGGCACACCGATTCTGGGAGGGTCACCTTGGCATCTCCATGCCTGAGTCCTTTCTGTAAGTACTTAACCCCCTTAGTGCCTGAGCAACTGTCAGAGCCAATGGGCTGAGgtgctggaggaggtggggggtgtgggggaatagGTGGGGGGGTGCATTTCAATCTTGTACCGACCTGAGCACCTACGGGGCCGCAGCCAGGTGTTGGGGTCCACAGGCAGCTCAGGGAAAGTGCTCGCCCCATCCCGTCTCTCCAGCCCACGTCACTCTTGGCAGAAACCCCGAGGCCGACCAGGATGCGGTGTCGCCAGCCCCTGCGGACAGAGGTGGGCCTGGCCGTAGCCCTGAgcatcttctccctccttctcctcctcctcttcagtcTGCACGTGTCACCACCCACCTTCCAGAGCCAGGAGGAGCCCCAGGGACCCCCCCTGGCTCTGACCTGGCCGGCTCAGCCCTCCCGcccactgcccaccccctgcTGGGCCAATACCTCGGTGGCCGCCCTGCCGAGCTTCTCAGAGCAGCCACAGCAGGTGCGCGACTTCCTGCTGTATAAACACTGCCGCGACTTCCTGCTGCTCCAAGACGCGCCGCCGAGCAAGTGCGCGCAGCCAGTCTTCCTGCTGCTCGTGATCAAGTCCTCACCCAGAAATTACGAGCGCCGGGAGCTGGTGCGGCGCACGTGGGGCCGCGAGCGCCGGGTGAAGGGCGCCCAGCTGCGCCTCCTCTTCCTGGTGGGCACGGCCCCTGACCCCCTGGAGGCCCGCAAGGTCAACCAGCTGCTGGCGATGGAGGCGCGGGTGCACGGTGACATCCTGCAGTGGGATTTCCACGACTCTTTCTTCAACCTCACGCTCAAACAGGTGGGCGGCAGGGCGTCCCCTGATCAGGGCCACCCATCCTTCCTGCCCACTCGCCGCCCAGGGAGCCAGAAGCCCCCAGTCATCCCGCCCCTCTCCCTCGACTGTCCTGGTGGCCATCTGAAGTCTTCTTGCTCTaggggaggcaggggaaagggcagggtGGCCTGAGGTTACCAGTGTGGCTCTCAGAGCCCATGAACCTGGGTGTGAACCCAGGCTCTGCTGCCCACTTGCCGTTTGCCTTTGATAGATAATCATGTTCCTCTCTGTACTCGCTGCTTCTTCATGGTCATCAAGGAAATGGGATTTCGGGATTTCGTTGGATCCAGCCGACCTCtgagggctgctgtgaggattaggGGAGAGGATATTTACATGTTTATGAGGCAACCTGGAGCGCCAGTAACAGAGGCCTAGACcgtgggtgggggtggaagggcacTGGGCAGGACACAgattgtttatttgttcttattcTCTCCCCACGAGGCCCACATCTGGGCGGTAGCTGCCCACTAAAGACCTTTTTGATGGACAAGAACCCACAAGAAGTGGCGGGAATCCTGCCCCATGCACAGATAAGGAACTGGAGGCTCCAAAGATCCACCCAGGTGTTGGAGGGGGCCCATTGCAGGGTCCCGCTCTGGGCTCGAGACCTTAAGTTGCTACTTTTCTGTTGTGTGACCTTGTTCCCGGTGCTTTTTCTGGAGAGCCTCTATTTCCTCGTCTGTAAATGAGATGGAAGACCACACCTGCCTCCTAAGCTTTGCACGAGAGATGGAAGGCAGGGCAGGCACCGAGCACAGTGCAGGGCATGCCGCAGAAGTTGTTATGGGGGAAGCTGAACCCGAGGGCCAGAACCTCTCAGCGCGCCGTGTTCTCCATGCAGAACACAGAAGTGCGTAATAAATGTCTGCTTGACAAACATGAAATCCAGTACCTGTGAAGCAATGACCACCAGTGGGTGCTGGGGGGATGACATAGGGAGGAGAGACACAGCCCCCACCCAGGGGAAGCCTAGAgtccggggcggggcgggggggaaggtaGAGGCTTAAGAACAATCACCCAAGTAATTATTTAACTGCAGTGCTTGGCCCGACAGAGTCAGAAGGAAATagcaataaatgtaaatgggaCAATTTTCAAGCACTTCTTGGTGCTTTACAGAGCATCATTTCCGAGGACCCCCAACAATCCCGGGGGCAGGTCCTACGATGAGATCTGTCTGGAAAgttgaaaactgaggctcagggtgggGACTTAAGCCCAGGCTGGCCTGACCGGGGGACTTGGCCTCATCTGGGCTCCCCGGGCGGGGGCGGCCCACAGGGACCCAAGGCTGATTGCCCCAGCCGTCCAGCATGTGCGTCCTGTGTCCCCCCTTGGCCTGCAGGTACTCTTCCTACAGTGGCAGGAAACTCGGTGCACCAATGCCAGCTTCGTGCTCAATGGGGACGATGACGTCTTCGCACACACGGACAACATGGTCTCCTACCTGCAGGACCACGATCCTGACCACCACCTGTTTGTGGGGCAGCTGATCCGCAATGTGGGCCCCATCCGGGTTCCCTGGAGCAAGTACTACGTGCCAAAGGTAGTGACACAGGAAGAGCACTACCCACCCTACTGCGGGGGTGGTGGCTTCCTACTGTCCCGCTTCACGGCCACCGCCCTGCGCCGGGCCGCCGCCACACTGGACCTCTTCCCCATCGACGATGTCTTCCTGGGCATGTGCCTGCAGCAGGAAGGCCTGGAGCCCGCCTCCCACAGTGGTATCCGCACAGCCGGCATCAGGGCCCCCTCGGCCCGCACGTCCTCCTTCGACCCCTGCCTCTACCGGGAGCTGTTACTCGTGCATCGCTTCCTGCCTTACGAGATGCTGCTCATGTGGGATGCGCTGACCCAGCCCGGCCTCACCTGCGGCAAGCGGCTACACATCTCCTAGGTGGCACCAGGGCCCCCAGCCTCCAGGCTCCGATCTCCACCCCCATGCAAAGGggcagccccttcctccccagaagTGGAAATCTTTGTTCCCCGAAGCGGGTCAGGCAGAGGGGAGTGCCAGGGAGGGTTTGATGAGTGCCCAGGCGAGCTGGCAAACTCCTAGACGTCTTTCCAAACCCATCCGGTACTTGATCCCACGTTCCATCATCCTCCCTAGACTCTCAGCTGAAGGGACTATCTCTTTCCGTGGCAGCTAATTGGAGAAGCCCCTCTGCTAGGGGTTCCAGCTGCTGCTCTGGCATCAACCGCATTTGAGTCAAGGTCCATTTCCCAGCTCCGACCTTCAAGGTCAGTTGGGAGCTCCGAGGTCCATTTGCAGCTGAAGTGAGCAGTATTTTTCAGCCTGGGAAAGTTTTGTTCTCAGCCTCTCCCCCGGTCTCCACCCACCTCAGATGGTAGAAGGGGCCCGAGAAGCCATGAGTGggacctccccctccctgcttgtggtaTCAGGTGTTCTAATGGCGGAAGCattgggcagaggagggaggcggCTGTCTGACTCAGGCAGTGCCAGCTCAGAGTTTTCTGGAGTCCCTGACGCGGCCCAGCTCCCACACTTGTGCTCCCCAAGAATTCAGGGAATGATGCTGGGGCCAGAGGGTCTTCACTAGGCCCAAGGTcagcacacacactcaccccaacgcccagagaagggagagattcAGGTCCTTGGGTGTCTCTGAGCTCTGGGGACCCAGAACCGGCCCCCACCCCAGTATGTCTTTCAGACTGGGGAGATCCAAGCAAAATGTTgatacccccctccccccacagccctgctGGCTCTGGGCGGGTGTCTGGGGCCCGGGCTTCACAGGCATTGGAGTGGTGCTTGGGACATGGGGATGGGGGGACCTCAGACAGCAGAATGATCACTGGGAAGTGGGTATCAGGgaataaaatgttttgtgaagACCTGaggttctgttcttttttttttttttttttcctttgagggaTTTACAAGTTTTAATTCAGACCAGTCTACAATCAGTAAAAGTCTCATTTTCAGTAGAAAATATGGACCAATACAAATGGCATGGATAAAGTGGGGGCCACAGGAGTTTCTATCAGGCGGgtcctgcccctgctcacacacCCTCCATGGTTCCCTATCACCCTCAGGTCGTATCCCACCAAGACTGGGTCTCACTGCCAGCTTGATGGCATGCTCAGGAGAGAGAGGCACAGGGTGAGACTGCTCCTGGCTGTGAGGGACAGTGGGCCTGCCTTGGCCTCCTGCTTCCGGCAAGACCCCTTCCGCACACCACCCAGCCTCCCACTCTTCACCAGACTCCTCTCCCACTAGGACTGTGGCTTTGCTGTCCTCTGTCccacttcctttcccttctgtaaGTATTCATTGCGCATCTCCTGGATGCTGCACACCTTGCCCTATACTCCTGCTCCCAGACCCACCGGGATGGCAGATACCCAACTCATAGTGAGCAAACCTGTGAACAATCCAACAGGAAGTTATCAGAAGCAGTGAGAGCTTCGAGAAGTAAAACGAAGCAGTTGGACACACAGCGATGGGAAAGAATATTAGCTGAGCGATCAGGGGACTGGGACTGATGTGACATTGGAGCTGGGACGTGAAGAAAGAGGACATGGCCTTAGGAAGAACCAGGAGAacagtgttccaggcagaaggcatagcatgtgcaaaggccctgaggtgggataATCGGGGAGCGTTCGAGTTGCAGCGAAGAGGCCATGGCTGGAGCTTGGCGAGTAAAGAGGTTCTGGAGGGAGGAGATATGTGAAGTCACAGGGGCTGTGATGGCACCTTTGGAGCAAGGAGATGACAGGattgattttttagttttaagtacCCCTGTACTGACTGTTGGAAAGGGAGGTGGAAGCTGAGGAAGGCAGGCTTGGATGAGACGGCGGCGGTGGGGGTTTCTAACATAGGTCTGACCTCAGCTAGCCCCCGCTCACACCCCTGCAGCTCCCCTTCGACCTTGGGAG contains the following coding sequences:
- the B3GNT3 gene encoding N-acetyllactosaminide beta-1,3-N-acetylglucosaminyltransferase 3 gives rise to the protein MRCRQPLRTEVGLAVALSIFSLLLLLLFSLHVSPPTFQSQEEPQGPPLALTWPAQPSRPLPTPCWANTSVAALPSFSEQPQQVRDFLLYKHCRDFLLLQDAPPSKCAQPVFLLLVIKSSPRNYERRELVRRTWGRERRVKGAQLRLLFLVGTAPDPLEARKVNQLLAMEARVHGDILQWDFHDSFFNLTLKQVLFLQWQETRCTNASFVLNGDDDVFAHTDNMVSYLQDHDPDHHLFVGQLIRNVGPIRVPWSKYYVPKVVTQEEHYPPYCGGGGFLLSRFTATALRRAAATLDLFPIDDVFLGMCLQQEGLEPASHSGIRTAGIRAPSARTSSFDPCLYRELLLVHRFLPYEMLLMWDALTQPGLTCGKRLHIS